DNA sequence from the Deinococcus aestuarii genome:
AGGGCTCACCCTCCGTGTCTCACCGTGCGCCCGGCCGCCCCACCTTGGACCGGTGCCACCGCGGCGCCATCCGCAGAAGACTAAACGGAGAGGTTTCTGTAAGAACCTTCGACGGCTGTCCTCTGGGAGGGAAGCGACCGTCGTCTCCACATCGTCTTTCCCATCACTTCACCCGCAGGCGCGACGGTCTGACTGCGCTGTCCCGAGTCGGTGAGTCGAGGGCTCGGAGGGCTTCGATCTCATACACCTGTGAGAAGACGCCAACGCCGCCGAGGAGCGTTGTTTCGACCGTTCCCAGACCGGCCCCGGAGCAGTCCACTAAGCAGTGAAGTCCGACAAAACTCTTACAAATTCAGGCAGGCCTGTTCGTTTCCTGACACTTCACTGACAGATTCGTCACAAAGGTCCCACGTGAACTACATCATCACCTTAATACTTTCCTGTGCAGAAGCTAATAGAGCTTAAAAAAACGCTCATGTATCGTCCCTAAGTATGAAACTCATGAAATTTCCTTCACCCCTTGCTCAAAGGGTGTTGGCTTTTACGACGTTGGCGCTGATGGTGGGATGCGGCACCACGCCCCCCCCAGCCATTCAACCATCGGCGGGGTTGCAGTTGGAGGCGGAGGCGGGCACGGTGGTGGCGGACGTTCTGGCCCCTCAGGCCAATGTCGAGACCGGCAGCATCACCAACGGCTACGTGTTCGACGACGCGGCGGCCAGCGGCGGCAAGGCCATGATGCTGCACTCCACGAACAGCGCCGTGCGGTTCACGGTGCCCACGAGCTTCACGGCGGGTACGTATACGGTGCGGGTACGGGGTCGTGGGGTGAATTACAACGGAAACCCCATTGTGGCGTTGAGGAGCGGCGGCACAGGGATCGGCACCCAGGAACTCTCCTCCGCGTCGTATAGCACCTACACCTTCGGGAACTATGTGCTCAAGCCGGGAGACGTTCTGGATGTCGTGTTCACCAACGACGCCTACGGCGGTTCGTCCGCCACCGACCGCAACGCTGTTGTGGACTACCTGATGATCGACCCGGTGACGAGTGCGACCACCACGCCGAGCACGCCCACGACGACCCCTACCACAGCGCCGACCACACCCACGACGACCGTGCCCGCCGGTGCGGTAGATGTGAGAACCTTCGGTGCCAAGGGCGACGGCGTCACCGACGATACAGCGGCGCTCCAGAAGGCCGCCGGGAGCAAGAAGTCTCTGCTCTTCCCGGCCGGGAGATACCTGATTGGAGCCCAGATCACCTTCTCCGACCTGAACGGCGTGACGGTGGCCGGCCAGGGTGCCACGATCCTCGCCAAGTCAACTATGCCGGACACCGCCGCGCTGCTGATGTTCGTGAACCCAGTCAACGTGAGGGTCAGCGGGTTGAGCGTGACGGGGAAAAATACCGGTGACGGCCTCTCCACCCCCTGGCAGGACGGCATCTGGATCAGCGGTGGCAGCGACACGACCGTCGAGAACAACACGGTCAGCCGCGTGGCGGGCACCGCCATCCGCGTCGAAAAGGCCACACGGACGACCGTGCAGGGCAATACGGTTTTCGCGGTAGGTGCGCACGGCATCTGGGGCAACGAGAGCACCACCCAGAAGTACTTGAACAACACGGTGACGGGGCTCCTCACGTCCTCAACGGCGCGGACCACCCAAGGCATCGGGATCATGGGCACACTCGGCGAGGGGTACGTCATCGAGGGCAACACCATCAAGAACATAGCCAACACCGCCACGAAGACCGAGGGGGCCTCGAACGTCGTCTACCGCAAGAATACGGTGACGGGCTACCGGCGCGACGGCATCAAAATCATGCCACTTCAGGACCGGGGGTTCTACGTTCCCACCGTCTCGAACGGCGTCATCGAAGGGAACACGGTGAGCGGCTTTACCGGTGCCCCCGATGTGTGCGGGTCGGGCCTCAAGCTCGGGAGCGTGCTGGGCGGGGCGATCCGGGGGAATACCTACATTGGCACCTTCGGCCAGGTACAGCCCCCCTGCGGCTTCGAGGACGGCATCACGCTGGAGCCGTATATGGGCGCCGCCGTCCCCAATAACATCACCATCGAAAACAACGTCGTGGACAATGCGTACGACGGAGTCCGCCTGAACACGACGTCGACCGTCCTGAGAGGGAACCGGGTGACCCGCAGCGGGCGGCTGGCACTGGTGTTCAATAACAACACCACCGGCACACAGGTGCTGAGCAACGTCTTCGACGGGTCGAACGGCATCGTGGCCCTGCTCGCCAGCGGCGTGAGGAACACCCTCTTTCAGGGCAACACCTTCGCGGGCGGTGACGCAGGCGTGTACAGCGAGGCCTCATCGAACACGGGCAACAGCTTCTTGGGCAACGCCTTCGGCAGTCTTAAGGACCCCATCACTCACCTCAACGCCGGCTACATCTGCTCGGGCAATACGGGCACCAACGTCGCCTCGAAGTGCCGCTGAGGAACACCAACCTTCCGCCCCGCCTAAGCGTCCCGCTCCCCGATTTTGTCGGAAAAGGCGGGACGCTTTCGGTGCGACTTATGGTTGGCCCCTCTCTTGGGCAAGCCTTGAAATTGAACGGTGGCCCGCACGTCGGCTCCCAAGTGCCCGGCAAGCTGGGCTCCAGGGAGGATTCATGTTGAAGCAGACCCGACACGACGACCTCGTGATCTATACCTCGGACGACCCCAGCCAGCGCACCCGCGCCGTCGTGGAGGACGGTGACCGTTACGCCCTGGTCGAGACCAGGGAAGCAACCTACACCGAGAACGAGGGGGCGGCCTACAATCCCGAGCAGTTTATGGCGACTGTCGCTGATTACTACAGGCAGGGCCGTGGTCAGCCAGTCGAGAGCCCACAGGCTGGTCTGGGCGAGGGGAGTAGGTAACCCCAGATCCGGTCACCCGCATCGGGACTCATGCCCCAGGCCAGACGGCGGCCTCGACGGCGAAGCGCCCGACCCCACGAGGGAGCGGGCGCCTCGCGGGCCACGCTCAGGGCGCCCGCAACGCCGTCCAGGTTGTATCCCCCTGGGTTCTGCGATAGATGATGTTGTCTGTGCCGCGCGCCAGGGTCGTCACCCGTCCCGCCGAGTCCGGCTGCGCCCCAACCAAGGCGACGAAGGAGCCGCCGAGGTTACTCCAGTCCAGCCAACCCCCGTTCGGGCTGCTCTGCCGAACGCTCTGCACGACACCACCGACACTGCGCACGGACACGACGATGGTGCCGTCCGGGTTGCTCGCCACCGCCGGAGATCCGGTAAACTGCACCTCCCCGAGTCTGCTCCAGCCTCCCCAGCCCCCCCCGTACGTCTGCCAGCGGTGGTAGAGCTTGCCGTCAGTGCCGCGCACGAACACCTCCAAACGCCCGTCCTGGTCCTGCCCGACCACGGGGTGCGTGTCGGCCCCGAAAGTCCCGCCGAGTGAC
Encoded proteins:
- a CDS encoding right-handed parallel beta-helix repeat-containing protein, with the protein product MLAFTTLALMVGCGTTPPPAIQPSAGLQLEAEAGTVVADVLAPQANVETGSITNGYVFDDAAASGGKAMMLHSTNSAVRFTVPTSFTAGTYTVRVRGRGVNYNGNPIVALRSGGTGIGTQELSSASYSTYTFGNYVLKPGDVLDVVFTNDAYGGSSATDRNAVVDYLMIDPVTSATTTPSTPTTTPTTAPTTPTTTVPAGAVDVRTFGAKGDGVTDDTAALQKAAGSKKSLLFPAGRYLIGAQITFSDLNGVTVAGQGATILAKSTMPDTAALLMFVNPVNVRVSGLSVTGKNTGDGLSTPWQDGIWISGGSDTTVENNTVSRVAGTAIRVEKATRTTVQGNTVFAVGAHGIWGNESTTQKYLNNTVTGLLTSSTARTTQGIGIMGTLGEGYVIEGNTIKNIANTATKTEGASNVVYRKNTVTGYRRDGIKIMPLQDRGFYVPTVSNGVIEGNTVSGFTGAPDVCGSGLKLGSVLGGAIRGNTYIGTFGQVQPPCGFEDGITLEPYMGAAVPNNITIENNVVDNAYDGVRLNTTSTVLRGNRVTRSGRLALVFNNNTTGTQVLSNVFDGSNGIVALLASGVRNTLFQGNTFAGGDAGVYSEASSNTGNSFLGNAFGSLKDPITHLNAGYICSGNTGTNVASKCR